In Granulicella mallensis MP5ACTX8, the sequence AGCGCAAAGCTCCTTTACCTGAGCCAGCCCGCGCTCAGCCTGCAGATCAAGGCTCTGGAGGAAGAACTCAAAGTAACGCTCCTGGATCGGAACCGTCAGGGCACTTCCCTCACCGAGGCTGGACGAATCTTCCGAGAGAACTCTGCCATTGCCCTGGAACAGCTGGAAGCCGCGGGCCAAAAGGCCCAATGGACCGCTTCGGGCAGGCTCGGTCGGATCCGCATCGGGTTCATCTCCACGGCCGGACAAGAGATCGTGCCAACGCTCATACGACGTTTTCGCAAGCTCTATCCCGACGTCGAATTTTCTCTTCGGAATATCCTCACCAGCGATCAAGTCGGAATGATTCAAAATCGCACTCTGGACGTAGGGTTTCTGCGTTTGCCGATCGAAGAAGTAAGAGGAATCGAGGTGACTACCGTGCATCGGGAACCCCTCGTTGCCGTCCTGCCGTCGAATCATCGGCTTGCCTCCGGGAAAGAGATACGCCTGCGTGAGCTTCGAGGAGAGAAGTTCGTTATGTACGAACGGCACTTCGCCCCGGGATTCCATGACTTTCTGGCCGGCATACTCAACCGTGCCGGAGTGGTTCCGGATGTCTCCCAAACGGCGAGCGAAATGTCGACACTTGTCTCGCTAGTGGATTCCGGACTGGGTATTGCGGTTCTGCCTGCTTCTGCTGTGAAACAACGCATTGCGAAGATTGCCATCTGCTCGATCGCCGACAAAATTCCCCCGTCTGAAATCGGAATGATCTTTGCGAAACAAGCTAACGTTCCGGCCATCGAAAACTTCTGTGATCTTGCTAGAACTCTCTTCCACATCTAAGAGCAGTGTCCAGCGGGGTCAAGGAGAAGCGGGTTCGCCCAGTAGCCGGCCGCCCTAAGCGTTAATGGTTGCTATCTTCTTATCCCTTCTGCCGGCAATTGACTCAACCTGGACTGGTTCGAAGCATCTAGCGCGCGACAAATTCTCCAGCCAGATTTCTCATACTAGCTTGCCTGTTGCGGCAACCGATCTTCCCAGCGCTATCGCTCTCGAAAAATTCAGCAGGAATCGCCAAGTCATGGCGTTTTTTGCCAAGCAGAAGTTAAGAGGCTGTAAAAACGACGGATGGGATTACTCCCAGCCGTCGTTTATGTATATCGTCCTCTGGCAGCGGTCTTACGCGTGCGATAGCTCCAGAGGACGATTCTCCAGGGCCTGCTCGAAGGCACGTTCGATAGCTTCGGCAGCAACGTCAAGCCCACGGCGCTTCGCAATCACGTCTCTGAAATACTGCGCCTTCTCGTTATAACCGGGAGTGTGCAGAACTTTCTGAATCAACTCGTGAAGGCCGTCGATGGTGAGGTCGTCGAGCTGAAGAGCCTCGCCGACTCCGTGGTAGGCGAGGCGAATAGCTACGCCGAACTGGTCATAGCCGATGGGGATCGCCACCATCGGCACGCCCAGTGCGAGCGATTCAAGCGCCGTATTGAGACCAGCATGGGTAATGCAGAGCACTGAACGCTTGAGAAGTTCGAGCTGAGGGGCTTTGTCGACGACGATTACGTTGGACGGGATGGGACCGAGATCAGCGAGATCGATATTGCTCCCCTTAGAGAGAACGACCTGTATTTCAGGCATCCGTCCGACTGCGGGCAGAATGGTTTTATAGATGCTATCGAGGCCGTTGACAAGGGTCCCCAGGGAGGCATAGACCAGGGGCCTGCCATCCAGCTTCTCCCAGGGAAACGGGATGGGCTCGCGGCCTGCATCGTCGAAGAAGGGTCCGGCGTAGTGGAACTGCGGAGGCCAGGGAATGCCGGGCAAGTCGAACTCTTTGGGCGTTTGCGACACGACGGCTACCGCGTGCCTGGAGACCGTTGCAGCGGGATCGCTCCAGTCCAGCTTCAATCCGGCTCGCTCCGCGTATTCTTCCGCGAGAGGTTGCACAATA encodes:
- a CDS encoding LysR family transcriptional regulator, whose amino-acid sequence is MEIRQIRAFLSVADTLHFGRSAKLLYLSQPALSLQIKALEEELKVTLLDRNRQGTSLTEAGRIFRENSAIALEQLEAAGQKAQWTASGRLGRIRIGFISTAGQEIVPTLIRRFRKLYPDVEFSLRNILTSDQVGMIQNRTLDVGFLRLPIEEVRGIEVTTVHREPLVAVLPSNHRLASGKEIRLRELRGEKFVMYERHFAPGFHDFLAGILNRAGVVPDVSQTASEMSTLVSLVDSGLGIAVLPASAVKQRIAKIAICSIADKIPPSEIGMIFAKQANVPAIENFCDLARTLFHI
- a CDS encoding glycosyltransferase codes for the protein MKIGFISMPLTGHLNPMIALARKLQFRGHEIVFIGIPDVGPYARAAGLNFVSYCEEELPAGSSAGILAPAAKLHGMETTRWTIQGAGRAMFQLASQHLPRVIAETGVEALVFDTIHMYLEVVPMSLGIPYAHVWAILNIDFSGATLPSVVSGRYEDTPEARVRNTEDLKKSDNAFFGIVQPLAEEYAERAGLKLDWSDPAATVSRHAVAVVSQTPKEFDLPGIPWPPQFHYAGPFFDDAGREPIPFPWEKLDGRPLVYASLGTLVNGLDSIYKTILPAVGRMPEIQVVLSKGSNIDLADLGPIPSNVIVVDKAPQLELLKRSVLCITHAGLNTALESLALGVPMVAIPIGYDQFGVAIRLAYHGVGEALQLDDLTIDGLHELIQKVLHTPGYNEKAQYFRDVIAKRRGLDVAAEAIERAFEQALENRPLELSHA